The Candidatus Manganitrophus noduliformans genome includes a window with the following:
- the urtA gene encoding urea ABC transporter substrate-binding protein → MMAAGVVVRSVMAADYPTAKVNTTNLAVTDTTVKVGILHSATGTMAISETGSIQAEKLAIAQINAMGGVLGRKIEVIQEDGASDWPTFAEKARKLLVKDRVAAVMGCWTSASRKAVLPVFEKENGLLYYPTFYEGLEQSKNVIYTGQEATQQILAGIDWIAKEKGAKSFYLIGSDYIWPRTSMKIARKHIENVLKGKVVGEEYVALGDTQFGSVINKIRLKKPDVIYAAVVGGSNVAWFKQLKAAGITSKTQTMLTISVTEDEVLGIGGENLEGFYSAMKYFHSLDNANNKAFVEEFKKMWGPKSVVGDVTQAAYLGPWLWKAAVEKAGSFDVDKVVAASPGLEFKAAPEGYVKIHNNHHLWSKLRVGKWRSDGQADVVYESPLIEPDPFPKGYQ, encoded by the coding sequence ATGATGGCAGCCGGCGTGGTGGTTCGCAGCGTGATGGCGGCCGACTATCCGACGGCGAAAGTCAACACCACCAATCTGGCGGTGACGGATACCACAGTGAAAGTCGGGATATTACATTCCGCGACCGGAACGATGGCGATCAGTGAGACAGGATCGATCCAGGCGGAAAAATTGGCGATCGCCCAGATCAATGCCATGGGGGGAGTTCTGGGGCGCAAGATCGAAGTGATTCAGGAAGACGGCGCCAGCGACTGGCCGACCTTTGCGGAGAAGGCGCGCAAGTTATTGGTCAAAGATAGGGTGGCAGCGGTTATGGGATGCTGGACATCCGCTTCACGCAAAGCCGTGTTGCCGGTATTTGAGAAAGAAAACGGTTTGTTGTATTACCCCACTTTCTACGAGGGCTTGGAGCAATCGAAGAATGTGATTTATACCGGACAAGAAGCCACACAGCAAATTTTGGCCGGTATCGATTGGATCGCCAAGGAAAAAGGAGCCAAGTCGTTCTATCTGATCGGTTCCGATTATATCTGGCCGCGCACTTCGATGAAAATTGCAAGGAAGCATATTGAAAATGTGCTGAAGGGAAAAGTGGTCGGCGAGGAATACGTCGCCTTGGGCGATACGCAGTTCGGCTCTGTGATCAACAAAATCCGATTGAAGAAGCCGGATGTCATTTATGCTGCGGTGGTCGGCGGCAGCAACGTCGCCTGGTTCAAGCAGCTCAAGGCGGCAGGCATTACCTCCAAGACGCAAACCATGTTGACCATTTCGGTCACCGAAGACGAAGTGCTCGGCATCGGCGGCGAAAACTTGGAAGGCTTTTACTCCGCCATGAAATATTTCCATAGCCTCGATAACGCCAACAACAAAGCCTTCGTAGAGGAGTTCAAGAAAATGTGGGGGCCGAAGAGTGTCGTCGGCGACGTCACCCAAGCGGCCTATCTTGGCCCCTGGTTGTGGAAAGCCGCCGTCGAAAAAGCGGGGAGCTTCGATGTCGACAAAGTGGTGGCCGCCTCGCCCGGACTTGAGTTTAAGGCAGCACCGGAAGGGTATGTCAAAATTCATAACAATCACCACTTATGGAGCAAGCTGCGGGTCGGCAAGTGGCGCAGCGATGGTCAGGCGGATGTCGTCTACGAATCCCCACTGATCGAACCCGATCCCTTTCCCAAAGGTTACCAATAA
- the urtB gene encoding urea ABC transporter permease subunit UrtB yields the protein MGEYSASELWSIVVMQGFSGLSLFSVLLLMALGLAIIFGQMGVINMAHGEFMAIGAYTTVMLSKVAVEYGFGNLYFLPAIAVSFAMAFLTGYLVEIGLIRYLYKRPLDTLLATWGLSLIMQQTFRSTFGAKEVSAELPPWMMGSFKPTETVDIPINGVFVMGLTAFVCLGVFLFLFRARWGLQARATTQNRVMAGAVGINTKKVDRVTFALGCGIAGLAGAAFTTIASTGPTTGSLYIVDSFMVVVFGGAASLMGTVVSAFGIAQAQSILQFFITSSMGKVATLLVIVTILMIRPEGLFAAKVRR from the coding sequence ATGGGGGAATATTCCGCATCTGAATTATGGTCCATTGTGGTGATGCAAGGGTTTTCCGGACTGAGCTTATTCAGCGTGTTGCTCTTAATGGCCTTGGGGCTGGCGATTATTTTTGGTCAGATGGGCGTGATCAACATGGCGCACGGCGAATTCATGGCGATCGGGGCCTACACCACCGTGATGCTGTCGAAAGTCGCGGTAGAGTACGGTTTCGGTAACTTGTATTTTTTGCCTGCGATTGCGGTCTCCTTTGCCATGGCGTTTCTTACCGGGTATTTGGTAGAGATCGGGCTCATCCGATATCTCTACAAACGGCCTCTCGATACACTGCTGGCGACGTGGGGTCTCAGTCTCATTATGCAGCAGACCTTTCGCTCCACCTTCGGCGCAAAAGAGGTCAGCGCAGAACTGCCGCCGTGGATGATGGGTTCGTTCAAGCCGACGGAAACAGTGGACATTCCGATCAACGGCGTCTTTGTCATGGGCTTAACGGCGTTCGTCTGCCTGGGCGTATTTCTTTTCCTGTTCCGCGCCCGTTGGGGTTTGCAGGCGCGGGCGACCACGCAGAATCGGGTGATGGCCGGCGCCGTCGGCATCAACACCAAAAAAGTGGATCGGGTCACCTTCGCTTTAGGGTGTGGGATTGCCGGTTTGGCCGGCGCCGCCTTTACCACGATCGCATCAACCGGCCCCACCACCGGCTCCCTTTACATCGTCGACAGTTTTATGGTGGTGGTCTTCGGCGGGGCGGCGAGTTTAATGGGGACGGTCGTGTCGGCATTCGGCATTGCTCAAGCCCAATCGATTCTGCAATTTTTCATTACCAGCTCGATGGGGAAAGTAGCGACCCTGCTGGTGATCGTGACCATTCTGATGATACGTCCCGAAGGGCTGTTCGCGGCGAAAGTGCGCAGATAA
- the urtC gene encoding urea ABC transporter permease subunit UrtC, which translates to MIKAIFQKMLGGKSGMAGLLILAAIIFLVLPLGLDLFRLNLVGKYLTYAFVAVSLVLLWGYGGILSLGQGIFFGLGGYCMAMFLKLEASDPVSTKIQTTPGIPDFMDWNQLTALPWFWEPFHSLTFTIIAILLVPTLFAFLIGSAMFKRRVGGVYFAIITQVVALILTILIVGQQGYIGGVNGITDLKTLRGWDIRSDSAKYILYFINGTLLVGVILLSRVILGSKFGLLMLAMRDKEERVRFSGYDVANFKIFMFCLAAMISAIGGAMFTLQVGFMSPSFVGIVPSIEMVIFAAVGGRMSLIGAVYGALLVNYGKTAFSESYPELWLFLMGGLFIAVVMFFPNGLAGIYEKYGKKRVAGKEYTGSGPVMPSRTLPDPKLVPVGDAVSPPTKGMGISKQSVH; encoded by the coding sequence ATGATAAAGGCAATCTTTCAAAAGATGTTGGGTGGTAAATCAGGCATGGCCGGCCTGCTGATCTTGGCGGCGATTATTTTCCTGGTCTTGCCGCTCGGTCTCGACTTATTTCGCCTGAATCTGGTCGGCAAATATTTGACCTATGCGTTTGTTGCGGTAAGCCTGGTCTTGTTATGGGGCTATGGGGGGATTCTGAGTCTCGGTCAAGGGATTTTCTTCGGCTTGGGCGGTTATTGCATGGCGATGTTTCTCAAGCTGGAAGCCTCCGACCCGGTCAGCACCAAGATCCAGACCACGCCGGGGATTCCTGACTTTATGGACTGGAACCAGCTGACGGCGCTCCCCTGGTTCTGGGAACCGTTCCATAGCCTCACGTTTACGATCATCGCCATCCTGCTCGTGCCGACGCTCTTCGCCTTCCTCATCGGTTCTGCCATGTTCAAGCGCCGTGTCGGGGGGGTCTACTTTGCGATTATCACCCAGGTCGTCGCGTTGATTCTGACCATCCTGATTGTCGGTCAGCAAGGTTATATCGGCGGCGTGAACGGCATTACCGATTTAAAAACACTGCGGGGATGGGATATCCGGAGCGATTCCGCAAAATATATTTTGTATTTCATAAACGGCACGTTGCTGGTCGGCGTGATTTTGCTCTCACGGGTGATCCTCGGCAGCAAGTTCGGCCTGCTGATGCTGGCGATGCGGGATAAGGAAGAGCGGGTCCGTTTCTCCGGCTATGACGTCGCAAATTTCAAGATTTTCATGTTCTGTCTTGCGGCGATGATTTCTGCGATCGGCGGCGCGATGTTTACCTTGCAGGTTGGATTTATGTCGCCCTCGTTTGTCGGCATCGTCCCCTCTATTGAAATGGTGATCTTTGCGGCGGTGGGCGGGCGGATGTCTTTGATCGGCGCCGTCTATGGCGCCTTGCTGGTCAATTATGGAAAAACCGCCTTTTCAGAAAGCTATCCCGAGCTCTGGTTATTCCTCATGGGGGGATTATTCATCGCAGTCGTGATGTTTTTCCCAAATGGTCTTGCCGGAATTTATGAAAAGTACGGCAAAAAACGTGTTGCCGGAAAAGAGTACACGGGCTCCGGTCCGGTGATGCCGTCGCGCACTCTGCCCGACCCGAAACTGGTGCCGGTGGGTGACGCCGTTTCCCCGCCGACAAAAGGGATGGGGATCAGCAAGCAATCGGTTCATTGA
- the urtD gene encoding urea ABC transporter ATP-binding protein UrtD, protein MITNNDYMLSIEDLTVSFDGFRAVDAICLYMDRNELRVIIGPNGAGKTTLLDLICGKTKATSGSIKFKGKELTTLPEHGIVRAGVGRKFQTPSIYENLSVFQNLEMSFPRGRSVFGCLTFRRTDDVLDRVHEVAEQVMLTDSLHLEEAGLLSHGQKQWLEIGMLLMQDPELLMLDEPVAGMSVKEREQTAELLNRISRNRSVIVIEHDMEFVKRIAHKVTVLHQGKVLMEGTMDQVQSDPRVVEVYLGH, encoded by the coding sequence ATGATTACCAACAATGATTATATGCTTTCAATCGAAGATCTTACGGTCTCTTTTGATGGGTTCAGGGCTGTTGATGCGATCTGTTTATATATGGATAGAAACGAACTGCGCGTCATCATCGGCCCCAACGGCGCGGGCAAGACCACCTTGCTCGATCTGATTTGCGGTAAGACCAAGGCCACGTCAGGGTCGATCAAGTTCAAGGGGAAGGAGCTGACGACCCTTCCCGAACACGGCATTGTCCGCGCGGGGGTCGGGCGAAAATTTCAGACCCCTTCTATTTACGAAAATCTCTCAGTATTTCAAAACCTGGAAATGTCCTTTCCACGCGGGCGAAGCGTATTCGGCTGTCTGACATTTCGCCGCACCGACGATGTGCTCGATCGTGTCCATGAAGTGGCTGAACAGGTGATGCTCACCGATTCCCTCCACCTCGAAGAGGCGGGCCTGCTCAGTCATGGTCAGAAACAGTGGCTGGAAATCGGCATGCTGCTGATGCAGGATCCGGAGCTGTTGATGCTGGATGAACCGGTGGCGGGGATGAGTGTCAAGGAGCGCGAGCAAACCGCAGAGTTGCTGAACAGGATTTCACGCAATCGCTCCGTGATCGTGATCGAGCATGATATGGAATTTGTAAAACGGATTGCTCATAAGGTCACCGTGCTCCATCAGGGCAAGGTGTTAATGGAAGGGACGATGGATCAGGTTCAGTCCGACCCGCGTGTTGTCGAAGTTTATTTAGGTCATTAG
- the urtE gene encoding urea ABC transporter ATP-binding subunit UrtE, with the protein MFEVSDLQVSYGQSEVIHQINFSAKKNETVAIMGRNGMGKTTLFKALIGILPSKGGKITLEGKELTHLESYQRVSSGLAYVPQGRMIFPNMTVEENIKTGLENSKTREIPEDIYSLFPVLFEMSRRKGGNLSGGQQQQLAIARALVTNPKVLLLDEPTEGIQPSIIKEIARTLNEIRKMREITILVSEQVLSFTLEIADRLIVIESGQFIHEDQRQQVDAAKIRQYLSV; encoded by the coding sequence ATGTTTGAAGTTTCCGATTTACAAGTCAGTTATGGTCAAAGTGAAGTGATCCATCAGATCAACTTCAGCGCTAAAAAGAATGAAACGGTGGCGATCATGGGCCGGAACGGCATGGGAAAAACGACGCTCTTCAAGGCGCTGATCGGCATTCTGCCAAGTAAAGGCGGCAAGATTACGTTAGAGGGAAAAGAGCTCACCCACCTCGAAAGCTATCAACGGGTGAGCAGCGGCTTGGCTTACGTCCCCCAGGGGAGGATGATTTTCCCCAACATGACCGTGGAGGAAAATATTAAAACCGGCCTGGAGAATTCGAAAACCAGGGAGATACCGGAGGACATTTATAGCCTCTTTCCGGTTTTATTTGAGATGAGCCGCCGCAAGGGGGGAAATCTTTCGGGCGGACAGCAGCAGCAACTGGCGATCGCACGCGCGCTGGTGACGAATCCAAAGGTTTTGCTGCTGGATGAGCCGACTGAGGGGATACAGCCATCGATCATCAAGGAGATTGCCCGCACGCTGAACGAGATCCGTAAGATGCGGGAAATCACCATTCTTGTCTCAGAACAGGTGCTCAGTTTTACCTTGGAGATCGCAGATCGTCTCATCGTGATCGAATCGGGTCAGTTCATTCACGAAGATCAGCGCCAACAGGTGGATGCCGCTAAGATTCGGCAATATCTGTCTGTGTAG
- the gltX gene encoding glutamate--tRNA ligase: protein MSSDVRVRFAPSPTGYLHIGGARTALFNWLFARHHGGKFFLRIEDTDRSRSTDEAIEAIIDGMRWFGLDWDKWEGSDKDPIRQTDRFDLYRQKVRELLDRGLAYHCYCTAEELDARRKEAMAQGKVPRYDGRCRLLTAPVPGKEAAIRFKASSEGEIVIDDMVKGKVVFDAGTVDDLIILRSDGTPTYNFCVVVDDVDMQISHVIRGDDHLNNTPRQIQLYQALGYPLPRFGHVSMILGPDKARLSKRHGATAIQQYREEGYLPEAMVNYLVRLGWSHKDQEIFSLPELIEKFSIEQVGASAAVFNPEKLIWLNAHYIKTGDPKRLAQLLLPHLERLGVASDQIDLARLTQIVVALRERTRTLKEMADSAVYFFTDEITIDEKAQKLLTPEALPVLKAVRDRLAETPFEHAPLEEAFRSISEALGLKLAQIAQPVRAAVTGKTVSPGIFDVLMILGKEKSLKRLDRQVAQFTAK from the coding sequence ATGTCGTCCGACGTTCGCGTCCGTTTTGCCCCCAGCCCGACCGGCTACCTTCACATCGGCGGGGCAAGGACCGCTCTTTTCAACTGGCTCTTCGCCCGGCATCACGGCGGAAAATTTTTCCTCCGGATCGAGGACACCGACCGCTCCCGATCGACAGACGAAGCAATCGAGGCGATCATCGACGGGATGCGCTGGTTCGGTCTCGATTGGGACAAATGGGAAGGCTCCGACAAAGATCCGATCCGTCAGACCGACCGGTTTGATCTCTATCGGCAGAAGGTCCGGGAGCTGCTCGACCGCGGACTGGCCTACCACTGCTACTGCACCGCCGAAGAGCTGGACGCGCGACGAAAAGAAGCGATGGCCCAAGGGAAGGTCCCCCGTTATGACGGCCGCTGCCGCCTGCTGACCGCGCCGGTCCCAGGAAAGGAAGCCGCCATCCGGTTTAAGGCCTCCTCCGAGGGGGAAATCGTCATCGACGATATGGTCAAGGGGAAGGTCGTCTTCGATGCCGGCACCGTGGACGATCTGATCATCCTCCGCTCGGACGGAACGCCGACCTACAACTTCTGCGTGGTGGTCGACGACGTCGACATGCAGATCTCCCATGTCATCCGGGGGGACGACCATCTGAACAACACCCCGCGGCAGATCCAGCTTTATCAGGCGCTCGGTTATCCCCTCCCGCGTTTCGGCCATGTCTCGATGATCCTCGGTCCCGACAAGGCGCGTCTTTCGAAACGTCACGGGGCCACCGCCATTCAGCAATACCGCGAGGAGGGATATCTCCCGGAGGCGATGGTCAACTACCTCGTTCGCCTCGGCTGGTCCCACAAAGATCAAGAAATTTTCTCTCTGCCGGAGCTGATCGAGAAGTTTTCGATCGAGCAGGTCGGCGCCTCGGCCGCGGTTTTCAATCCAGAGAAGCTGATCTGGCTGAATGCGCACTACATTAAAACCGGCGATCCGAAGCGGCTCGCGCAGCTTCTGCTCCCCCACCTGGAGCGGCTCGGAGTTGCATCCGACCAGATCGACCTGGCGCGCCTTACGCAGATCGTGGTCGCATTACGCGAGCGCACCCGGACGTTGAAGGAGATGGCGGATTCGGCGGTCTATTTCTTTACGGATGAGATCACGATCGATGAGAAGGCGCAGAAGCTCCTCACGCCGGAAGCGTTGCCGGTTCTTAAGGCGGTTCGCGATCGGCTGGCGGAAACGCCGTTCGAGCATGCGCCATTGGAGGAGGCCTTTCGATCGATCAGCGAGGCGCTTGGGCTGAAGCTGGCCCAGATCGCCCAGCCGGTCCGCGCGGCGGTCACCGGGAAAACGGTCAGCCCGGGTATTTTTGACGTGCTGATGATTCTTGGAAAAGAAAAATCGTTGAAGCGGTTAGACCGGCAGGTGGCTCAATTCACCGCAAAATAG
- the larE gene encoding ATP-dependent sacrificial sulfur transferase LarE — translation MSDAQPAYNRLFQILHEMESVAVAYSGGVDSALVAKVAHDALPETAVAVTSISPTFPLSQLEEAKQVAAAIGIRQIFVQSDELEIPGYAENNTNRCYLCKGDLYTLLTGVAERERLRTIVDGTHLDDLTDIRPGLKAARERGVRSPLVEAGLDKEGVRSLSRELGLPTWDKPASACLSSRFPHGTPITYERLKQVEESEEVLRRIGFRQFRVRYHGETARIEIAVEEFPALLDAGRREELVAQIQACGFKWVTLDLAGYRPGGAVRPNGNLILLHRSDDQK, via the coding sequence GTGAGCGACGCGCAGCCCGCATACAACCGTCTCTTTCAAATTCTACACGAGATGGAATCGGTCGCCGTCGCCTACTCCGGCGGGGTCGACTCCGCCCTCGTCGCGAAGGTTGCTCATGACGCCCTCCCGGAGACCGCCGTCGCCGTCACCTCGATCTCCCCGACGTTTCCTTTATCTCAACTGGAAGAGGCAAAACAGGTCGCGGCCGCCATCGGCATCCGCCAGATCTTCGTTCAATCGGATGAGCTCGAAATTCCCGGCTATGCCGAGAATAATACAAACCGCTGCTACCTCTGTAAGGGCGACCTCTACACCCTCCTGACCGGCGTCGCCGAAAGAGAACGCCTCCGGACGATTGTGGACGGAACCCATCTCGACGATCTGACCGACATCCGTCCCGGCCTGAAGGCCGCGCGGGAACGGGGGGTCCGCAGTCCCTTGGTCGAGGCGGGGTTGGACAAGGAGGGGGTCCGATCGCTCTCGCGGGAGCTGGGGCTCCCGACCTGGGACAAGCCGGCCTCCGCCTGCCTCTCCTCGCGATTCCCGCACGGAACGCCGATCACCTACGAACGTCTCAAACAGGTGGAGGAATCGGAAGAGGTTCTTCGCCGGATCGGATTTCGGCAATTCCGTGTCCGCTACCATGGCGAGACAGCCCGGATCGAAATCGCGGTCGAAGAATTCCCGGCCCTCCTCGATGCCGGGCGGAGAGAGGAGCTGGTCGCCCAGATTCAAGCCTGCGGGTTCAAATGGGTCACCCTCGATCTCGCCGGCTATCGACCGGGAGGCGCCGTCCGGCCGAATGGAAACCTGATCCTGCTGCATCGGTCCGATGATCAGAAATAG